One part of the Rutidosis leptorrhynchoides isolate AG116_Rl617_1_P2 chromosome 1, CSIRO_AGI_Rlap_v1, whole genome shotgun sequence genome encodes these proteins:
- the LOC139856133 gene encoding disease resistance protein Roq1-like, translating into MMPSKRILLVLDDVDHRDQLEALAGSPKLFYPVSLIIFTSKDKQLLRSHRVDEIYNMEFLNDDESLELFASYAFKENHTASGFEEVAKKVVKYVKGHPLALKVLGRFLYEKPLCEWVSELDSLKLHPNDEIQRVLRRSYDDLNYTNIRVLVDKSLISISSDSSLQMHDLIQAMTKAIIREESTMHGKPSRLWISFEIYDVFCGNEVTEAVEVVDLMLKVVDVMLKKSCREDYRWDFELKDINMKLSGSLDFLSNELRLLDWKGFPFRLLPSSFYPKNIVAIDLSYSNIKHLWTTPKCLLRLKVMKLRHCRMLTSTPNFTEITNMEKLILEGCVNLTKLHPSVGTLKRLVVLDLRNCFFFFSTPSTGIQINLLQVRIVYGFETELSVMVVEIIQRKEDRK; encoded by the exons ATGATGCCATCTAAGAGAATCCTACTTGTACTGGATGATGTGGATCATCGAGATCAGTTAGAAGCACTTGCAGGTTCACCTAAATTGTTTTACCCGGTAAGTTTGATTATTTTCACCAGTAAAGATAAGCAGTTACTCAGATCACATAGAGTAGATGAAATCTACAACATGGAATTTCTCAATGACGACGAATCTCTCGAGCTCTTCGCTTCTTATGCCTTCAAGGAAAATCATACTGCTAGTGGCTTTGAAGAAGTTGCTAAAAAAGTTGTGAAATATGTAAAAGGTCACCCTCTGGCCCTCAAAGTTTTGGGTCGTTTTTTGTATGAAAAACCTTTGTGTGAATGGGTCAGTGAACTTGATAGTCTCAAATTACATCCCAATGACGAAATACAAAGAGTGCTTCGTAGAAGCTACGATGacctaaact ATACAAATATCCGAGTTCTAGTTGATAAATCTTTGATCTCGATTTCTAGTGACTCGTCTCTTCAAATGCATGACTTAATTCAAGCTATGACAAAGGCAATTATTCGTGAAGAATCTACCATGCATGGAAAACCGAGCAGGTTATGGATTTCCTTTGAGATTTACGATGTATTTTGTGGAAACGAG GTAACAGAAGCAGTTGAAGTTGTAGATCTTATGTTAAAAGTTGTAGATGTTATGTTAAAAAAGTCTTGTCGA GAAGATTATAGATGGGACTTTGAATTAAAGGATATCAATATGAAACTCTCAGGAAGTTTGGATTTTTTGTCGAATGAGCTAAGGTTACTTGATTGGAAAGGGTTTCCTTTTAGGTTGTTACCTTCAAGTTTTTATCCGAAAAACATTGTTGCCATCGACTTATCTTACAGCAACATAAAACATCTTTGGACAACACCTAAG TGTTTATTAAGGTTGAAAGTAATGAAGCTACGTCACTGTCGTATGCTAACAAGTACCCCCAATTTCACAGAAATTACAAATATGGAGAAGCTGATTCTTGAAGGTTGTGTGAACTTAACTAAACTTCACCCATCAGTTGGAACTCTCAAGAGGCTTGTTGTTTTAGATTTGAGAAATTGT TTCTTCTTCTTCTCCACACCATCGACTGGAATTCAAATCAATCTTTTACAGGTTCGAATTGTATATGGATTTGAAACAGAATTAAGTGTAATGGTGGTTGAAATAATTCAGAGAAAGGAagatagaaaataa